In one Bactrocera tryoni isolate S06 chromosome 5, CSIRO_BtryS06_freeze2, whole genome shotgun sequence genomic region, the following are encoded:
- the LOC120777229 gene encoding uncharacterized protein LOC120777229, giving the protein MSPLRLVYCLALFAGVRASTPERPFACMSYMEDEKFINDDDDFDEYSANGAQTQYSAENLNSLDVEDTPIEPAAPHRRVCQADYTFCFALWRQYPNGTRIEKQGCWKESTERNATCSQSECTSSAPTSRNNSLYYCCCSGDSCNKHVAVVEPAPLQLSKPIYGADKNVSMHFGDAGVGVILTVIVVLILCLSVSGFAAYCYVHKIKDKPMPEEAPLAPSGPGYSSNLRNVDNINLICMLGNGKYGTVMKGLLHDQEVAVKIFPESHYPYYINERNIYSLPMMDSPSLLTYFGYDERHTMDGKIEYQLVLSLAPLGCLQDWLIANTMNFETFCGMAKSITRGLSHLHTEISRGDEYKPCVAHRDFNSRNVLVKADRTCCIADFGFALKVFGSKYEYRGEVAVAETKSINEVGTLRYMAPELLEGAVNLRDCETSLKQMDVYALGLVLWEVATRCTDFYAPAQMTPAYKAPYEQEVGTHPTFDQMQALVVRHKARPLFPPGWGGGAAAKLIKDTCEDCWDHDAEARLTSLCAEERMQEAAGLRPRYSHAQSPSPLLSANNLLACDHVDSSAVRISMETCHSETATMLQPPPNQKLLPRAHSMGSELGGLPPQTEKNHLIHTQQQLQPYQGRNPCQERNLAPVATRPPQILVEKSKKHSFQTGQENSFSCLEDDVSVEDLISGGNTKKISNFMTDNTSSMGEGFPKQHNTDRKLRGWHGVRALIQKKLFRKSDAGADVYHQQFGYGDEKSNLVDNRYAAVIKGLDNTGTERLAKAATVSYIDDRQRCNNGVATTKTTMLSDIYPHTRRPNNLDLSPLNGAAVPVTECSTPLNSATYNKSNLIQSIAEECHDIVPKVRLQQLETRTSTPCHVVPRSLSTSLIKNMNRNNNNLTKSELNSVNVAKCPKEPTPPTAASSAGHLSAPNHADILFRRQRSLEMFREVFSGRGSTERLRDPSQRVKTPGDVPPSVRKVRASKTLSLYDDRMMDSSTLNIL; this is encoded by the exons ATGTCTCCACTAAGATTAGTGTACTGTTTGGCGCTTTTCGCCGGTGTTCGAGCGAGTACGC CTGAGCGTCCATTCGCCTGCATGAGTTATATGGAGGATGAGAAGTTCATAAATGACGACGATGACTTTGACGAGTATTCAGCAAATGGCGCGCAGACGCAATATAGTGCAGAgaatttaaattcattggacgtAGAAGACACACCAATTGAACCGGCAGCGCCGCATAGACGCGTCTGCCAGGCTGATTATACTTTCTGCTTCGCGCTGTGGCGGCAATATCCGAATGGCACACGTATCGAGAAACAAG GTTGTTGGAAGGAGAGCACCGAACGCAATGCCACTTGCAGTCAGTCGGAGTGCACGAGCTCAGCGCCCACATCACGCAACAATTCGCTCTACTACTGCTGCTGCTCGGGTGATTCTTGTAATAAGCATGTGGCCGTGGTGGAGCCAGCGCCGCTGCAG CTCTCCAAACCCATATACGGTGCTGATAAAAATGTTTCCATGCACTTCGGCGATGCTGGCGTAGGCGTCATTTTGACAGTGATTGTTGTATTGATTCTTTGCTTGTCGGTTAGCGGTTTTGCGGCTTACTGTTATGTGcacaaaataaaagataaacCCATGCCCGAGGAAGCACCGCTGGCACCTTCCGGTCCTGGTTATAGTTCGAACCTGCGTAACGTGGATAATATTAACTTGATATGTATGCTCGGTAACGGTAAATATGGTACCGTTATGAAGGGTTTACTCCATGATCAAGAGGTGGCTGTGAAGATATTCCCTGAAAGTCATTATCCATATTACATTAATGAACGGAACATTTACTCGTTGCCTATGATGGATAGCCCTTCGTTGCTAACTTATTTTG GTTATGATGAGCGTCATACAATGGACGGCAAAATCGAATATCAGTTGGTGCTGTCACTAGCACCACTCGGCTGCTTGCAGGATTGGCTAATAGCCAACACTATGAATTTCGAGACCTTTTGTGGCATGGCGAAGTCCATCACACGCGGTCTCTCACATCTACATACGGAGATAAGTCGCGGTGACGAGTATAAGCCATGCGTCGCACATCGGGACTTCAACTCGCGCAATGTGCTCGTCAAAGCCGATCGTACATGCTGCATAGCCGATTTCGGTTTCGCGCTTAAAGTGTTCGGCTCCAAGTATGAGTATCGCGGCGAAGTGGCTGTCGCCGAAACGAAAAGCATTAATGAAGTCGGCACTTTGCGTTACATGGCACCCGAACTTTTAGAGGGAGCTGTCAATTTACGTGACTGTGAGACATCGCTCAAGCAGATGGACGTGTATGCGTTGGGGCTGGTGCTCTGGGAAGTTGCGACACGTTGTACAGACTTTTATGCGCCGGCACAAATGACGCCAGCTTATAAGGCGCCCTACGAACAAGAGGTCGGCACACATCCCACCTTCGATCAGATGCAGGCATTGGTGGTGCGACATAAAGCCAGACCACTCTTTCCACCCGGTTGGGGTGGTGGCGCTGCGGCTAAGCTAATTAAAGACACATGTGAGGATTGTTGGGATCATGACGCTGAGGCACGTTTAACTTCGCTATGCGCTGAGGAGCGTATGCAAGAAGCAGCTGGTTTGCGGCCACGCTACTCACACGCACAATCGCCAAGTCCATTATTGAGCGCCAACAATTTACTCGCCTGCGATCATGTAGACTCGTCAGCGGTACGTATATCGATGGAGACGTGTCATTCGGAGACGGCGACAATGCTGCAGCCGCCAccaaatcaaaaattgttgCCGCGTGCACACAGTATGGGCAGTGAGTTGGGTGGCTTGCCACCGCAGACAGAGAAAAATCATCTCATACAcacgcaacaacaactgcaaccaTATCAGGGGCGTAATCCATGTCAGGAGCGTAACTTGGCGCCGGTCGCAACGCGTCCACCACAAATACTGGTTGAGAAGAGTAAGAAGCACAGCTTCCAGACGGGTCAAGAGAATAGTTTCTCATGCCTCGAAGACGATGTTTCAGTGGAGGATTTGATCTCTGGCGGCAACACGAAGAAGATTAGCAATTTTATGACTGACAATACTTCCAGCATGGGTGAAGGCTTCCCCAAACAGCACAACACCGATCGCAAGCTGCGCGGCTGGCATGGCGTGCGTGCGCTAATACAAAAGAAACTCTTTCGTAAGAGTGATGCCGGCGCCGACGTTTATCACCAACAATTCGGTTATGGCGATGAAAAGTCCAACTTGGTGGACAACCGTTATGCGGCGGTAATTAAGGGGCTCGACAACACCGGCACCGAGAGACTGGCCAAAGCAGCCACCGTTAGTTACATTGACGATCGACAGCGCTGCAATAATGGCGTCGCtacaacaaaaaccacaatGCTCAGCGATATCTATCCGCATACGAGACGACCCAACAACCTGGACTTGAGCCCGCTCAACGGCGCCGCAGTTCCGGTAACTGAGTGCAGCACGCCGCTTAACAGCGCCACCTACAACAAATCCAACTTAATACAGAGCATAGCGGAGGAGTGTCACGATATCGTGCCTAAAGTGCGCCTACAGCAATTGGAAACACGCACAAGTACGCCCTGTCACGTGGTGCCGCGTTCCCTCTCCACGAGTctgataaaaaatatgaatcgtAATAATAATAACCTCACTAAAAGTGAACTAAACTCAGTGAATGTGGCAAAGTGTCCGAAGGAGCCGACACCGCCAACGGCTGCCAGTTCGGCTGGTCATCTCAGTGCGCCCAATCACGCCGACATACTGTTTCGGCGGCAGCGCAGCCTTGAGATGTTCCGCGAAGTGTTCAGTGGGCGTGGCAGCACAGAGCGACTGCGCGACCCTAGTCAACGTGTGAAAACACCGGGCGATGTACCGCCTTCAGTGCGTAAAGTGCGCGCCTCCAAGACGCTCAGTCTCTACGACGATCGCATGATGGACTCGTCCACGCTGAATATACTCTAG